The genomic region CACGCGATTTCTGTCGTGCAAGGACATTATGATAATCCAGCAGAAGCAGGAGAAGTCACTCATTTTCAAGCGCTATCAGCGGCACTATCGGCAACAGTGGGTTTAGGAAATATTGCTGGGGTAGCGATCGCCATTCAGTTAGGCGGTCCTGGGGCAATGTTTTGGATGACTGTCGCAGGGTTGTTAGGGATGTCCAGTAAGTTCGTTGAGTGTACTTTGGGGCAGAAGTATCGCATTGTCAAGCCGGATGGTAGCGTTTCCGGCGGGGCGATGTATTACCTATCGCGTGGCTTGGGCGAACTGGGGCTGCGTCCTTTGGGTAAAGTGCTAGCACCACTATTTGCTGTGTTTTGCATTGGTGGGTCTTTCGGTGGTGGCAATATGTTCCAGGCAAACCAGTCCTTTGCTGCGGTATCGGGAGTCATACCCTTTTTGCAGGGGCGAAACTGGCTCTACGGTTTAGTCATGGCTGTATTAGTTGCTTTAGTGATTATTGGTGGCATCAAGCGGATTGGTTCGGTGGCTGAGAAACTGGTTCCAGCAATGTGCTTGATCTACATCCTCGCCTCTTTATTCATTATTTTGACGAACATACCTCAGATTCCCAGTGCAGTTGGCACAATTCTCCGAGAAGCCTTTTTCCCACAAGCGCTCGCCGGAGGATTTATTGGGGTATTAGTGCAAGGATTTCGCCGTGCCTCTTTCTCGAATGAAGCAGGAGTCGGTTCGGCAGCGATCGCCCATTCCGCCGCTCGTACCGAAGAACCCATCCGCGAAGGGATTGTGGCATTACTCGAACCGTTCATCGATACTGTCGTGATTTGTAACATGACAGCTTTGGTAGTGGTGATTACAGGTGTTTACACCGATACAAAGGCAGATGGGGCGCAACTCACAAATGTTGCTTTTGCTTCCGCGATTAGCTGGTTTCCCATCGTACTAGCGATCGCTATCTTTCTGTTTGCTTTCTCCACGATGATTTCTTGGAGTTACTACGGCGAACGCAGTTGGGAATACTTGTTTGGCGATCGCACCAC from Chroococcidiopsis sp. SAG 2025 harbors:
- a CDS encoding alanine/glycine:cation symporter family protein, yielding MNHHKLLNWLRKYPWLCLALLAIPSTAYAADGKPTGILGAIDAIFSYLVAALSQVLFFSIGGMPFIVLWLIIGAVFFTIRMSFINFRAVGHAISVVQGHYDNPAEAGEVTHFQALSAALSATVGLGNIAGVAIAIQLGGPGAMFWMTVAGLLGMSSKFVECTLGQKYRIVKPDGSVSGGAMYYLSRGLGELGLRPLGKVLAPLFAVFCIGGSFGGGNMFQANQSFAAVSGVIPFLQGRNWLYGLVMAVLVALVIIGGIKRIGSVAEKLVPAMCLIYILASLFIILTNIPQIPSAVGTILREAFFPQALAGGFIGVLVQGFRRASFSNEAGVGSAAIAHSAARTEEPIREGIVALLEPFIDTVVICNMTALVVVITGVYTDTKADGAQLTNVAFASAISWFPIVLAIAIFLFAFSTMISWSYYGERSWEYLFGDRTTLVYKALFVFFVFVGAVVNLGAVLEFSDMMILSMAFPNILGCFLLSNKVAADLQDYMQRLQTGKMPVFK